The Phragmites australis chromosome 15, lpPhrAust1.1, whole genome shotgun sequence genome window below encodes:
- the LOC133892856 gene encoding oligouridylate-binding protein 1-like isoform X1, which translates to MQHHQKQAAAALMQQAAALQSMYPMPPLLPAHHPLLAAAPTQPIEPILTGNLPPGFDTSACRSVFVGNVHVQVTEALLREVFQSVGLVEGCKLIRKEKSSYGFVDYYEHRSAALATLTLNGRQIFGQPIRVNWAYASGQREDTTDHFNIFVGDLSPEITDSALFAFFSGYASCSDARVMWDQKTGRSRGYGFVSFRDQQDAQSAINDLNGQWLGSRQIRCNWATKGANNGEDKQTSDSKSVADPTNNLTEDGKGKANEDAPENNPLYRTVYVGNLAHEVTQNVLHHLFHSLGAGAIEEVRVQYSKGFGFVRYSNHAEAALAIQMGNGRIVGGKAIKCSWGNKPTPPGATSAPLPPPAASSLTDADIIAYGHAMALSRMTSSQALLQAQAQHLKQAAMGMGADASHAMYDGGFQNGGASQQQFMYY; encoded by the exons ATGCAGCACCACCAGAAGCAGGCCGCGGCCGCGCTGATGCAGCAGGCGGCAGCGCTGCAGTCCATGTACCCCATGCCGCCCCTGCTGCCGGCGCACCAcccgctcctcgccgccgcacCGACCCAGCCG ATAGAGCCAATCCTTACTGGAAATCTGCCTCCTGGTTTTGATACAAGTGCATGCCGCAGTGT ATTTGTGGGCAATGTTCATGTCCAAGTGACAGAGGCACTTCTCCGAGAGGTTTTTCAGAGCGTTGGTTTGGTTGAAGGATGCAAGCttataagaaaagaaaag TCATCTTATGGTTTTGTTGACTATTATGAACACAGATCAGCTGCACTAGCAACTTTGACACTTAACGGGAGGCAAAT TTTTGGGCAGCCCATCCGAGTTAATTGGGCATATGCTAGTGGACAGAGGGAGGATACAACAG ACCATTTCAACATATTTGTTGGGGACCTTAGCCCAGAGATTACAGATTCTGCATTATTTGCATTCTTTTCAGGATATGCCAGCTGCTC TGATGCTCGAGTAATGTGGGATCAAAAGACTGGAAGATCAAGAGGTTATGGCTTTGTTTCCTTCAGGGATCAACAG GATGCCCAGAGTGCCATAAATGACCTAAATG GTCAATGGCTTGGAAGCCGGCAGATTCGCTGCAACTGGGCAACGAAGGGTGCCAACAATGGCGAGGACAAGCAAACTTCTGATTCGAAAAGTGTAGCTGATCCGACTAACAACTTGACAG AAGATGGGAAAGGGAAAGCAAATGAAGATGCCCCAGAGAACAATCCATTGTACAGAACTGTTTATGTTGGAAATCTTGCTCACGAG GTTACTCAAAATGTGCTCCATCATCTTTTCCATTCACTTGGTGCCGGAGCCATTGAGGAGGTGCGTGTCCAGTATAGCAAAGGGTTTGGTTTTGTCAGATACAGCAACCATGCAGAAGCTGCCCTTGCGATTCAGATGGGTAATGGTCGTATTGTAGGTGGAAAAGCAATCAAG TGTTCCTGGGGCAACAAGCCAACTCCCCCTGGTGCTACCTCCGCACCTTtgccccctcctgctgcttccAGTCTCACGGATGCTGATATTATCGCGTATGGGCACGCTATGGCCTTGAGCAGGATGACTTCAAGCCAGGCACTGCTGCAGGCTCAGGCACAGCATCTCAAGCAAGCAGCCATGGGGATGGGTGCCGATGCAAGCCACGCGATGTATGATGGTGGTTTCCAAAATGGTGGCGCATCGCAGCAGCAGTTCATGTACTATTAA
- the LOC133892856 gene encoding oligouridylate-binding protein 1-like isoform X2, producing the protein MQHHQKQAAAALMQQAAALQSMYPMPPLLPAHHPLLAAAPTQPIEPILTGNLPPGFDTSACRSVFVGNVHVQVTEALLREVFQSVGLVEGCKLIRKEKSSYGFVDYYEHRSAALATLTLNGRQIFGQPIRVNWAYASGQREDTTDHFNIFVGDLSPEITDSALFAFFSGYASCSDARVMWDQKTGRSRGYGFVSFRDQQDAQSAINDLNGQWLGSRQIRCNWATKGANNGEDKQTSDSKSVADPTNNLTDGKGKANEDAPENNPLYRTVYVGNLAHEVTQNVLHHLFHSLGAGAIEEVRVQYSKGFGFVRYSNHAEAALAIQMGNGRIVGGKAIKCSWGNKPTPPGATSAPLPPPAASSLTDADIIAYGHAMALSRMTSSQALLQAQAQHLKQAAMGMGADASHAMYDGGFQNGGASQQQFMYY; encoded by the exons ATGCAGCACCACCAGAAGCAGGCCGCGGCCGCGCTGATGCAGCAGGCGGCAGCGCTGCAGTCCATGTACCCCATGCCGCCCCTGCTGCCGGCGCACCAcccgctcctcgccgccgcacCGACCCAGCCG ATAGAGCCAATCCTTACTGGAAATCTGCCTCCTGGTTTTGATACAAGTGCATGCCGCAGTGT ATTTGTGGGCAATGTTCATGTCCAAGTGACAGAGGCACTTCTCCGAGAGGTTTTTCAGAGCGTTGGTTTGGTTGAAGGATGCAAGCttataagaaaagaaaag TCATCTTATGGTTTTGTTGACTATTATGAACACAGATCAGCTGCACTAGCAACTTTGACACTTAACGGGAGGCAAAT TTTTGGGCAGCCCATCCGAGTTAATTGGGCATATGCTAGTGGACAGAGGGAGGATACAACAG ACCATTTCAACATATTTGTTGGGGACCTTAGCCCAGAGATTACAGATTCTGCATTATTTGCATTCTTTTCAGGATATGCCAGCTGCTC TGATGCTCGAGTAATGTGGGATCAAAAGACTGGAAGATCAAGAGGTTATGGCTTTGTTTCCTTCAGGGATCAACAG GATGCCCAGAGTGCCATAAATGACCTAAATG GTCAATGGCTTGGAAGCCGGCAGATTCGCTGCAACTGGGCAACGAAGGGTGCCAACAATGGCGAGGACAAGCAAACTTCTGATTCGAAAAGTGTAGCTGATCCGACTAACAACTTGACAG ATGGGAAAGGGAAAGCAAATGAAGATGCCCCAGAGAACAATCCATTGTACAGAACTGTTTATGTTGGAAATCTTGCTCACGAG GTTACTCAAAATGTGCTCCATCATCTTTTCCATTCACTTGGTGCCGGAGCCATTGAGGAGGTGCGTGTCCAGTATAGCAAAGGGTTTGGTTTTGTCAGATACAGCAACCATGCAGAAGCTGCCCTTGCGATTCAGATGGGTAATGGTCGTATTGTAGGTGGAAAAGCAATCAAG TGTTCCTGGGGCAACAAGCCAACTCCCCCTGGTGCTACCTCCGCACCTTtgccccctcctgctgcttccAGTCTCACGGATGCTGATATTATCGCGTATGGGCACGCTATGGCCTTGAGCAGGATGACTTCAAGCCAGGCACTGCTGCAGGCTCAGGCACAGCATCTCAAGCAAGCAGCCATGGGGATGGGTGCCGATGCAAGCCACGCGATGTATGATGGTGGTTTCCAAAATGGTGGCGCATCGCAGCAGCAGTTCATGTACTATTAA
- the LOC133892501 gene encoding protein TIFY 10b-like yields the protein MAASARPGERATSFAVACSLLSRFARQNAAAAAELGLGIKGDAEPQKLPATVSLLPGAEGEETERRKETMELFPQRAGFGLQEAAAAPDAAREQEKKEKTQQLTIFYGGKVLVFNDFPADKAKDLMQLASKSSPVVQNQNVGLPQPSAPTTVADNAKVHKVVLAPVSSLPVTQVHAQKPARPNASDMPIARKASLHRFLEKRKDRLNAKTPYQTSLDAKPVKEEPENQPWLGLGPNAVKSNLC from the exons ATGGCGGCGTCCGCGAGGCCCGGGGAGAGGGCGACCAGCTTCGCCGTGGCATGCAGCCTCCTCAGCCGCTTCGCCCGCCagaacgccgccgccgcggccgagcTCGGCCTCGGGATCAAAG GTGACGCCGAGCCGCAGAAGTTGCCGGCGACGGTGAGCTTGCTGCCCGGAGCGGAGGGCGAGGAgacggagaggaggaaggagaccATGGAGCTGTTCCCGCAGAGGGCCGGGTTCGGCTTGCAGGAGGCTGCTGCTGCCCCTGATGCTGCAAG GgagcaagaaaagaaagagaaaactcAGCAGCTCACCATCTTCTATGGCGGGAAGGTGCTCGTGTTCAACGACTTCCCAGCCGACAAGGCAAAGGACCTGATGCAGCTGGCCAGCAAGAGCAGCCCTGTGGTTCAGAATCAGAACGTTGGTTTGCCTCAACCCTCTGCACCAACAACTGTCGCCGACAACGCGAAGGTCCATAAGGTCGTGCTGGCCCCGGTCAGCAGCTTGCCTGTTACTCAGGTTCATGCTCAGAAACCTGCTCGTCCAAATGCTTCTG ATATGCCTATTGCCAGGAAGGCATCCCTTCACCGATTCCTTGAGAAGAGAAAGGATCG CCTCAATGCAAAGACACCATATCAAACTTCTTTAGATGCAAAACCAGTCAAGGAGGAGCCTGAGAACCAGCCATGGCTTGGACTAGGACCCAATGCCGTGAAGTCCAACCTGTGCTAG